cagATTTCCGTCAATTTCTTCTTCAACGTGCGCATaataagctggctgcttatgAAATCCTATTGGGATATGATCGATGAAATTATTGTctaggtgttgtatcatggaagataaagtggctaatgcatctgcaaactcattttgaatccttggaacatgctTGAACTttatctttgtgaatctcttgatcagctcttgtacacagtgcaagtatggcaatattttggtgttcttcgtagaccattctcctagaacctggtgTACCAATAGATCGAaatctccgattaccagcaactcctgaacgtttatatcaatggccaacctgagtcccaagatgcaggcctcatattccgccatattgttggtgcacgaaAACTTGAGTTTTGCCgatactggatagtgttgaccggtttctgatactaagacaacTCCGATACCctctcctttgaagtttgctgctctgTCGAAGAACATCTTCCAATCATCGTATGCCTCGgtaatatcttctcctacaaatgatacctcctcgtcgggaaaatacattttcaatggtttgtattctccgtccacgggattttctgccaagtgatccaccaatgcttgccctttgactgccttctgagttacatagacgatgtcaaactcactcagtaatatctgccactttgctaacttacccgtaggcatgggtttctgaaagatgtattttagcggatccatcgttgatatgagatatgtaatgtacgcacagaaataatgtctcaacttctgggctGTCCATGTCAGAGTACAGTAGGTGCGTTCCAATAAAGAATATCGAGCTTCGTAAGGCGTGAACTTCTTTCTCAGGTAATATATCGCCTTCTCCTTCCTCCCAGTTTTATCATGTTGTCCTAGAACACAACCAAAGGCCCCATCCAACACAGACAGATAAAGCAGCAAGGGTTTCCCTGGTTCTGGCTGGACCAACACGGGTTTGGATAAATACTTTTTGATTTGGTCGAAGGcattctggcattcttcagtccatcttgttgcagcatctttccaCAGCATTATGAAGATTGGCAcacatatcaccgttgattgtgctataaaatggctgatataattgaggtgccctagaaaactcatcacatcttttttgttctttggcggtggcaagtcctggataactttgatttttgacgggtctaactcGATACCTCGGTGACTCACGATGAAGCCTAAcaactttccagcagggactccataggcacattttgcagggttcaacttcaagttgtattttCGAAGCAGATAAAAAAATTTCTTAAGGTCTTCTATGTGATCcaaactccttttagatttgatgataacatcatccacgtacacctctatttccttgtgtatcatgtcgtggaagataGTTGTcttggccctcatgtaggtgtccccaacattcttcaaaccgaacgacatcattttatagcaatatattccccatggtgtgataaagacGGTCTTTTTGGCATCCTCCTCATCCATCCAAATCTAGTGGTATCTtgtgaagcaatccacaaaggattggagttcatgcttggcgcagttgtcaatcagtatgtgtatgttaggcagcgggaaatcatccttaggacttgctttgttcagatcTCGGTAACCGACACATACTCTAACCTTTCCATCCTTCTTTGGAACTAGCACAATGCTGGCTAACCACGTtgggtattcgaccactcggagaaccttggctttgattttctaggtgacctcctcttttatctccAAACTCATATCTgacttgaactttctgagcttctgctttaccggtggacacatgggattgatGGGTAGCttatgagctactatggatgtgctcaaataagtcatatcatcatagcaccatgcaaagatatcctcatactcctttaAGAACCTGATATACCCTTCTTTCTCTAACTGTGATAGATGAGTGCTTatacgagtttccttgactgtttcagaatcccctaagttaacggcctCAGTTTCTTCCAGATTAGACTTCAGTTTGTTTTCAaagttctctacttctttgacaatttcctcaggtattatatcatcttccagatcatccgaatcactatccttatgctgcattgtctcattacatgtcacagttgtaggttcatcgggatatgtaataattatgctctCTCAGTCTGAACCAACCAaatgagccaactctgaaaaccgcatctcatactgagtcacggacATGTCCTCCTGAAACTTTcactaaatcaacaataatataataaagttactaatggtacttagccttattacatcgaaatccaatctaagctagaaagcagtaaaggaCATCATCTCCTAATCTACTGGGTCCATGAAGGAcattctccatgcttggctcttttgaccccatcaatcagatTTCCTagatcgcgcatatccaacagtaAGTAAGCTTTTGCCAGATTTCCTCCTTCATCGTCGTCCATGCATTGACAATCCGAGAGTCTCTTTCTCATATTCCCTTCTAGATCCATCAGTCCTTGTTCCAGGCattccaatctttctgttgacttagtggcaatctcttTCCATTCCCTTATTGCTTCCATGTTTACTTTGTGTTGCTCCAGATG
The DNA window shown above is from Nicotiana tomentosiformis chromosome 8, ASM39032v3, whole genome shotgun sequence and carries:
- the LOC138897920 gene encoding uncharacterized protein, with protein sequence MYFPDEEVSFVGEDITEAYDDWKMFFDRAANFKGEGIGVVLVSETGQHYPVSAKLKFSCTNNMAEYEACILGLRLAIDINVQELLVIGDFDLLVHQVLGEWSTKNTKILPYLHCVQELIKRFTKIKFKHVPRIQNEFADALATLSSMIQHLDNNFIDHIPIGFHKQPAYYAHVEEEIDGNLWFHDIIKYLEKGEYSEHATHT